From Apium graveolens cultivar Ventura chromosome 9, ASM990537v1, whole genome shotgun sequence, the proteins below share one genomic window:
- the LOC141686550 gene encoding uncharacterized protein LOC141686550 translates to MADGNSSGSGPGVQINPEMLLVLAEMRNMLKSLTEERKSVDTPTMDVEHVENIEREGENKRRCTYKTFKDADPPIFKGDSDPHAANTWIKEMEKVIEISKCLEEQKVKFATHSLRGEAIFWCYTVKQTEDFSKMTWTRIKALFFDKFFPTCMKNEMEMKFLGLRHKGMSVSEYLSKFLELSRFAPHQVDTEARKCQRFQEGLEP, encoded by the coding sequence ATGGCTGATGGAAATTCTAGTGGAAGTGGACCTGGTGTACAAATTAATCCTGAGATGCTATTGGTTTTAGCAGAGATGAGAAATATGTTGAAGAGTTTAACCGAGGAGCGAAAATCTGTGGATACTCCTACCATGGATGTCGAGCATGTGGAAAATATAGAGCGAGAAGGTGAGAATAAGCGAAGATGTACCTACAAAACTTTTAAGGATGCGGATCCCCCTATATTTAAAGGAGATTCAGATCCACATGCGGCAAACACATGGATTAAAGAAATGGAAAAGGTAATAGAGATCTCTAAATGTTTGGAGGAACAGAAGGTGAAATTTGCAACACACTCTTTAAGGGGGGAAGCTATTTTCTGGTGTTATACGGTTAAGCAGACTGAGGATTTCTCTAAGATGACTTGGACGAGGATTAAGGCATTGTTTTTTGATAAGTTTTTCCCGACATGTATGAAAAATGAGATGGAGATGAAGTTTTTAGGACTGAGACATAAAGGAATGTCTGTGTCTGAATATCTATCCAAATTTTTAGAACTTTCTAGATTTGCTCCTCATCAGGTCGATACAGAAGCTAGGAAATGTCAAAGGTTTCAAGAGGGACTAGAGCCTTAA
- the LOC141687391 gene encoding uncharacterized protein LOC141687391 yields the protein MVGSKNTENPKFGKYRNKYLSLYMQYYNTPFGDIVATSERAKATNTYSAVNLEVGEDFIEVIGDDDGKEGSGDSDDNIIEPSPNLFQSASLKSGRSSGSKRKKSGAEYVREGLDDLVVAMSCRSTQTTTTNADVSLL from the exons ATGGTGGGCAGCAAAAATACTG AGAATCCAAAGTTTGGGAAGTACAGAAATAAATATCTTTCTCTCTACATGCAGTACTACAACACACCCTTTGGTGACATTGTTGCAACCAGTGAACGAGCAAAAGCTACGAATACATATTCTGCAGTGAATCTTGAAGTGGGAGAAGACTTCATAGAGGTGATTGGCGATGATGATGGAAAAGAAGGTAGTGGCGATAGTGATGACAACATCATTGAACCATCACCTAATTTATTTCAATCAGCTTCGCTGAAATCTGGAAGGAGCAGTGGTTCTAAACGAAAGAAATCTGGAGCCGAGTATGTGAGGGAGGGGCTTGATGACTTGGTAGTTGCGATGTCCTGTAGGAGTACCCAAACAACGACAACTAATGCAGATGTGAGTTTACTATAG